The following coding sequences lie in one Megalodesulfovibrio gigas DSM 1382 = ATCC 19364 genomic window:
- the atpH gene encoding ATP synthase F1 subunit delta, with product MIGNVVARRYARALFAIGKSKGVTELDKYGKDLSALKDAIDATPGLLKLFRNPIFDVSEKKKVADAVLVKLGVGEMVKNFVHLLADKGRLGELPQIHAVFMSMLDAEKGVVRGELVTAIKLNAAKQKAMKAKLESQVGKELVLNFSSDPSILGGVVLKVGDQVLDASLRAQLGILKENIRRGE from the coding sequence TTGATCGGCAACGTGGTGGCGCGCAGGTACGCCCGGGCTCTGTTTGCCATCGGCAAGAGCAAGGGCGTCACCGAGCTGGACAAGTACGGAAAGGACCTTTCCGCGTTGAAGGATGCTATCGACGCGACGCCCGGTCTGCTCAAGCTCTTCCGCAACCCCATCTTCGACGTGTCGGAGAAAAAGAAGGTGGCGGACGCAGTGCTGGTCAAACTGGGCGTGGGCGAGATGGTCAAAAACTTTGTCCACCTGCTGGCGGACAAGGGTCGTTTGGGTGAACTTCCTCAAATTCATGCCGTCTTTATGAGCATGCTGGATGCCGAAAAGGGCGTGGTGCGCGGCGAGCTGGTGACGGCCATCAAGCTCAATGCCGCCAAGCAGAAGGCGATGAAAGCCAAACTGGAATCGCAGGTCGGCAAGGAGCTGGTCCTGAATTTCAGTTCGGATCCCTCCATCCTGGGCGGTGTGGTGCTCAAGGTGGGCGATCAGGTGCTGGATGCAAGCCTCCGTGCGCAGCTGGGCATTCTGAAGGAAAACATCAGAAGGGGTGAGTAG
- the atpF gene encoding F0F1 ATP synthase subunit B: protein MNTIWKLLSATALVCLAAVPALASDGGAGPSHDWMNFLFRIINFVLFVGIIYYLAGKKIADFFKTRRYTIENDLADLSQRKVDAEKRLKDVEASIANIDAERKAILDDYRTQGEALKVAIIEKANKTAEQITAQAAMTAEQESRLAVERIRGEMADMVIEAAEKLLKDKLNAQEQEKLIDKYLTKVVLN, encoded by the coding sequence TTGAACACGATCTGGAAGCTGCTCTCGGCAACGGCGCTGGTCTGCCTGGCTGCTGTTCCCGCCCTTGCCAGCGATGGTGGCGCCGGCCCCAGCCATGACTGGATGAACTTTCTGTTCCGCATCATCAACTTCGTCCTCTTCGTCGGCATCATCTACTATCTGGCCGGCAAGAAAATCGCTGATTTTTTCAAGACCCGCCGCTACACCATTGAAAACGACCTGGCTGACCTCAGTCAGCGCAAGGTCGATGCCGAGAAGCGCCTCAAGGACGTGGAAGCGTCCATCGCCAATATCGATGCAGAGCGCAAAGCCATTCTGGACGACTACCGCACGCAGGGCGAAGCCTTGAAGGTCGCCATCATCGAAAAGGCCAACAAGACGGCGGAGCAGATTACCGCCCAGGCCGCGATGACCGCCGAGCAGGAGTCTCGTCTGGCTGTCGAGCGCATTCGCGGCGAGATGGCCGACATGGTCATCGAAGCTGCCGAAAAGCTCCTGAAAGACAAGCTTAATGCACAGGAACAAGAAAAGCTCATCGATAAATATTTAACAAAGGTGGTGCTCAATTGA
- the atpA gene encoding F0F1 ATP synthase subunit alpha produces the protein MQIKAEEVSKIIEEQISNYEQRVEMSETGTVLYVGDGIARVYGVQNAMSMELLEFPGGLMGMVLNLEEDNVGVALLGECAGIKEGDTVKRTGKIFSVPVGDAVMGRVINPLGQPIDGLGPIDAKETRPVELKAPGIVQRKSVHEPCMTGLKAIDAMTPIGRGQRELIIGDRQVGKTAVCLDAILAQKNTDIHCFYVAIGQKKSTVALVADTLRKYGAMEYTTIISATASEPAPLQFIAAYSGCTMAEYYRDSGKHALIIYDDLSKQAVAYRQMSLLLRRPPGREAFPGDVFYLHSRLLERAAKVSDSMGAGSMTALPIIETQAGDVSAYIPTNVISITDGQVYLEPALFNAGIRPAINVGLSVSRVGGAAQIKAMKQVSGTLRLDLAQYRELAAFAQFGSDLDKATQAKLNRGARMVELLKQPQYKPMTAEEQVCSIYAGTRGYMDDVPLEAVRKFETEMLDFIRNAKADIFKDITEKKALTEELEGKLKAAIIEFKKGFQA, from the coding sequence ATGCAGATCAAAGCCGAAGAAGTCAGCAAGATCATTGAGGAGCAAATCTCGAACTACGAGCAGCGAGTCGAGATGAGCGAAACCGGCACCGTGCTGTACGTCGGTGACGGTATTGCCCGCGTCTACGGCGTGCAGAACGCCATGTCCATGGAACTGCTGGAATTCCCCGGCGGCCTGATGGGCATGGTGCTCAACCTGGAAGAAGATAACGTGGGCGTGGCCCTTTTGGGCGAATGCGCAGGCATCAAAGAAGGCGACACGGTCAAGCGGACCGGCAAAATCTTCTCCGTGCCTGTTGGCGATGCGGTCATGGGCCGCGTCATCAACCCCCTTGGTCAGCCCATCGACGGCCTCGGCCCCATCGATGCCAAGGAAACCCGCCCCGTTGAACTCAAGGCCCCCGGCATCGTGCAGCGCAAGAGCGTGCATGAGCCCTGCATGACCGGCCTCAAGGCCATCGACGCCATGACGCCCATCGGTCGCGGACAGCGCGAACTGATCATCGGCGACCGTCAGGTCGGCAAGACTGCCGTGTGCCTGGACGCCATCCTGGCCCAGAAGAACACGGACATCCACTGCTTCTACGTGGCCATCGGCCAGAAGAAGTCCACTGTGGCCCTGGTGGCGGACACCCTGCGCAAATACGGCGCCATGGAGTACACCACCATCATCTCCGCCACGGCGTCCGAACCTGCCCCGCTGCAGTTCATCGCTGCCTACTCCGGCTGCACCATGGCCGAGTACTACCGCGACAGCGGCAAGCATGCCCTCATCATCTATGATGACTTGTCCAAGCAGGCGGTGGCGTATCGCCAGATGTCCCTGCTGCTGCGCCGTCCTCCGGGCCGTGAAGCCTTCCCCGGCGACGTGTTCTACCTTCACTCCCGGCTGCTGGAACGCGCTGCCAAGGTTTCCGACAGCATGGGCGCCGGTTCCATGACCGCCCTGCCCATCATCGAAACCCAGGCTGGCGACGTGTCCGCCTACATTCCCACAAACGTCATCTCCATCACCGACGGTCAGGTGTACCTGGAGCCCGCGTTGTTCAACGCCGGCATCCGCCCGGCCATCAACGTCGGTCTTTCGGTCTCCCGCGTGGGCGGCGCTGCCCAGATCAAGGCCATGAAGCAGGTCTCCGGCACGCTGCGCCTGGACCTGGCCCAGTACCGCGAACTGGCTGCCTTCGCCCAGTTCGGCTCCGATCTGGACAAGGCCACCCAGGCCAAGCTCAATCGCGGCGCCCGCATGGTGGAACTGCTCAAGCAGCCCCAGTACAAGCCCATGACCGCCGAAGAGCAGGTCTGCTCCATTTACGCCGGCACCCGCGGCTACATGGACGACGTGCCCCTGGAAGCCGTGCGCAAGTTTGAAACCGAGATGCTGGACTTCATCCGCAATGCCAAAGCCGACATCTTCAAGGACATCACCGAGAAGAAAGCGCTGACGGAAGAACTCGAAGGCAAGCTGAAGGCCGCCATCATCGAATTCAAGAAGGGCTTCCAGGCCTAA
- the rodA gene encoding rod shape-determining protein RodA, which yields MISIDRRLFSHINWPLLGLTVLLFGIGVLNLYSAGGVRVGGGVTVQPFWQKQLMWGGIGLLLMLAFMSVSYDKFKSLCWPLFVATILLLLAVDILGRTYLGAQRWLSIGGVSFQPSEVAKLCVLLVGARLLSRRADPLDWSELFGVLGIVLVPVALVVIQPDLGTGMNILLLSGGLILYRGLTMRVFRVLLVILPTLPFLAWEFLLLDYQKERVLGFVDPGSDPRGAGWQVIQSQIAIGSGEMWGKGYLSGTQGQLRFLPEKHTDFAVAIFGEEWGFVGAVVLLSLFTLFLYSIFITARDAKDRFGSFLAAGVFFYFFWLFTINLGMVLGMMPVVGLPLPFVSYGGSATLVNFSLVGLVCNVSMRRFVFKQHRSLHIKT from the coding sequence ATGATCTCCATCGATCGCAGGCTCTTTTCCCACATCAATTGGCCCCTGCTGGGGCTGACAGTGCTGCTTTTCGGCATCGGCGTGCTCAACCTGTACTCCGCCGGCGGCGTGCGCGTGGGCGGCGGGGTGACCGTGCAGCCCTTCTGGCAAAAACAGCTCATGTGGGGTGGCATCGGCCTGCTGCTCATGCTGGCGTTCATGAGCGTCAGCTACGACAAATTCAAAAGCCTCTGCTGGCCGTTGTTCGTGGCCACCATCCTGTTGCTGCTGGCGGTGGACATCCTGGGACGCACCTACCTGGGGGCGCAGCGGTGGCTGTCCATCGGCGGGGTGTCGTTCCAGCCCAGCGAGGTGGCCAAGCTGTGCGTGCTGCTGGTGGGGGCCCGCCTGCTTTCCCGCCGGGCAGACCCCCTGGACTGGAGCGAATTATTCGGCGTGCTGGGCATCGTGCTGGTGCCGGTGGCGCTGGTGGTGATCCAGCCGGACCTGGGCACCGGCATGAATATACTCTTGCTCTCGGGTGGACTGATCCTTTACAGAGGTCTCACCATGCGTGTGTTTCGCGTGCTGCTGGTGATTCTGCCCACCCTGCCGTTCCTGGCCTGGGAATTTCTGCTGCTGGATTACCAAAAGGAACGGGTGCTGGGGTTTGTGGATCCCGGCTCAGATCCTCGCGGCGCAGGCTGGCAGGTCATTCAATCGCAAATTGCCATCGGTTCAGGGGAGATGTGGGGCAAGGGCTACCTTTCGGGCACCCAGGGCCAACTACGGTTTCTGCCAGAAAAGCATACGGACTTTGCCGTGGCCATTTTTGGCGAGGAATGGGGCTTCGTGGGCGCAGTGGTGCTGCTTTCCCTGTTCACCCTGTTTTTATACAGTATTTTCATCACCGCGCGTGATGCGAAAGACCGCTTTGGCTCCTTTTTGGCAGCAGGCGTGTTCTTCTATTTCTTTTGGCTGTTTACCATCAATCTCGGGATGGTGCTGGGAATGATGCCCGTGGTGGGCCTGCCGTTGCCGTTTGTCAGTTACGGCGGCAGCGCCACGCTGGTGAACTTCAGCCTCGTGGGCCTGGTATGCAATGTGTCCATGCGGCGGTTCGTGTTCAAGCAGCACCGCAGTTTGCACATCAAGACGTAG
- a CDS encoding bactofilin family protein produces the protein MAKDEINAFLGVGTAYEGKLHFQGAVRIDGAFTGEIVSEGTLIVGKDAQVRGQINVGQLILSGLLQGEVTASKKVMLHKTANLLGSLSTPALAMEEGAVVEGQVSMGSNRPEADALKQVQVLREFEGMDGALPAGEDTPTS, from the coding sequence ATGGCGAAAGACGAAATCAACGCGTTTCTGGGCGTGGGCACAGCCTACGAAGGCAAGCTGCATTTCCAGGGCGCGGTGCGCATTGACGGCGCGTTCACCGGAGAGATTGTGTCCGAAGGAACGCTCATCGTCGGCAAGGACGCCCAGGTGCGCGGGCAGATCAACGTGGGGCAGCTCATCCTCTCCGGCCTGCTGCAAGGCGAGGTGACGGCCAGCAAGAAAGTGATGCTGCACAAGACAGCCAATCTGCTGGGATCCTTGTCCACGCCTGCACTGGCGATGGAGGAGGGGGCCGTGGTGGAAGGGCAGGTGTCCATGGGCTCCAACCGCCCGGAAGCCGACGCCCTCAAGCAGGTGCAGGTGCTTCGTGAATTTGAGGGCATGGACGGCGCCCTGCCGGCAGGCGAGGACACCCCGACATCGTAA
- a CDS encoding ATP synthase F0 subunit B gives MIDFDITFLVQLINFLITLIGLNYLLIKPLRAKLKERADFMAGMLKEAEGFAARAEDKLKNYEEVLAEARKAGTEERMKVKASAEVEEQSLVQAAVARAQQELATARQVITTEADAALAALKAQAPVMAKKVADKVLA, from the coding sequence ATGATTGATTTCGACATCACATTTTTGGTGCAGCTTATCAACTTCCTCATCACCCTGATTGGCTTGAATTATTTGCTTATCAAGCCGCTGCGGGCGAAGTTGAAGGAACGTGCTGACTTCATGGCCGGTATGTTGAAGGAAGCCGAGGGGTTTGCTGCCCGCGCCGAAGACAAGCTGAAGAATTATGAAGAAGTGCTCGCCGAAGCGCGCAAGGCTGGCACCGAAGAGCGGATGAAGGTGAAAGCCTCCGCCGAAGTTGAAGAGCAGTCCCTGGTGCAGGCTGCTGTCGCCAGGGCCCAGCAGGAACTGGCCACTGCGCGTCAGGTCATCACCACGGAAGCCGATGCCGCTCTGGCTGCCCTGAAGGCGCAAGCGCCGGTCATGGCCAAGAAGGTTGCCGACAAAGTTCTGGCGTAA
- a CDS encoding F0F1 ATP synthase subunit epsilon, translating into MSLQLDIVTPDKLVLSTSVEYVGAPGYEGEFGVLPNHIPFLCALQIGNLYYRKEGRTHYVFVSGGFADVSGNKVTVLAEAAEKAEEIDLDGARKAKERAEQRMKDAQDRIAYARAQAELQREIARMSAASKAK; encoded by the coding sequence ATGAGCCTGCAATTGGACATCGTTACTCCCGACAAGCTTGTGCTGAGCACGAGCGTGGAGTACGTGGGCGCGCCTGGCTATGAAGGCGAATTCGGCGTGCTGCCCAACCACATCCCTTTCCTGTGCGCGTTGCAGATTGGCAACTTGTACTACCGAAAGGAAGGCAGGACCCACTATGTCTTCGTGTCCGGCGGCTTTGCCGACGTCTCCGGGAACAAGGTCACCGTTCTGGCCGAAGCTGCTGAAAAGGCCGAGGAAATCGACCTTGATGGCGCTCGCAAGGCCAAGGAACGCGCCGAACAACGCATGAAGGACGCGCAGGATCGCATTGCCTACGCTCGCGCCCAGGCTGAACTGCAGCGGGAAATTGCCCGCATGAGCGCAGCCAGCAAGGCCAAGTAG
- a CDS encoding F0F1 ATP synthase subunit gamma, with amino-acid sequence MASLRDISTKIGAVKKTKQITKAMNMVASAKLRGAQQRIERFRPYAEKFYAMLQELSAKADSSAHPLLEVREEIKTVGVVVMTSDRGLCGSFNAAMIREAVKVIKAKLAEGKQVRVYTVGKKGRDSLRKMGFEMATSYPDRMNNFDFTLANELGVEIIEAYMAKQLDEVVLVYGDFVSVARQIPEAQRLLPVAPETSAEAASTKSVAQEYIYEPDVVGLLAELLPRFIKVQVYKGLLSTSASEHAARMAAMDNATKACDDMVGALTLVFNKTRQAAITTELMDIVGGAEALKG; translated from the coding sequence ATGGCATCACTTCGAGACATTAGCACCAAGATCGGTGCGGTCAAGAAGACCAAGCAGATCACCAAGGCCATGAACATGGTGGCCTCGGCCAAGCTGCGGGGCGCGCAACAACGCATTGAGCGTTTTCGCCCGTATGCCGAAAAGTTCTATGCCATGCTGCAGGAACTTTCGGCCAAGGCGGATTCCAGCGCGCACCCCTTGCTTGAGGTCCGTGAGGAAATCAAGACCGTAGGCGTTGTGGTGATGACCTCCGATCGCGGCTTGTGCGGCAGCTTCAACGCCGCCATGATTCGCGAAGCGGTGAAAGTCATCAAGGCCAAGTTGGCGGAAGGCAAGCAAGTGCGGGTCTATACCGTCGGCAAAAAAGGCCGCGACTCCCTTCGCAAGATGGGATTCGAAATGGCCACCAGCTACCCGGACCGTATGAACAACTTCGACTTCACCCTGGCCAACGAGCTGGGCGTGGAGATCATCGAAGCCTACATGGCCAAGCAACTCGATGAAGTCGTGCTCGTGTACGGGGACTTCGTCAGCGTGGCCAGGCAGATTCCCGAAGCGCAACGGCTTCTGCCTGTTGCTCCCGAGACGTCCGCGGAAGCTGCAAGCACGAAGAGTGTGGCCCAGGAATACATCTACGAGCCTGATGTCGTCGGCTTGCTCGCAGAACTCCTGCCCCGCTTCATCAAGGTCCAGGTCTACAAGGGCCTGTTGTCCACCTCCGCCAGCGAGCACGCCGCCCGTATGGCTGCCATGGACAATGCCACCAAGGCCTGTGACGACATGGTTGGGGCACTGACGCTCGTCTTCAACAAGACCCGCCAGGCCGCCATCACCACGGAACTGATGGATATCGTCGGCGGCGCCGAAGCGCTGAAAGGATAA
- the atpD gene encoding F0F1 ATP synthase subunit beta, whose amino-acid sequence MSQNIGKIVQVIGAVVDVEFEEGKLPYILNALEIKNPNNTDAPELICEVAQHLGSNVVRTIAMDATEGLVRGMAAFDTGKPIMAPVGKASLGRIMNVVGKPVDEMGPINSDKYLPIHREAPEFIEQSTSVELLETGIKVVDLLIPFPKGGKMGLFGGAGVGKTVILMEMINNIAKQHGGISVFAGVGERTREGNDLYHEMKDAGVIDKAALVYGQMNEPPGARARVALTALACAEYFRDAEGQDVLLFVDNIFRFTQAGSEVSALLGRMPSAVGYQPTLGTDLGGLQERITSTTKGSITSVQAVYVPADDLTDPAPATTFSHLDGTLVLSRQIAELGIYPAVDPLDSTSRILDPIVLGAEHYNTAREVQMVLQKYKELQDIIAILGMDELSDEDKVTVHRARRMQRFLSQPFHVAEQFTGTPGVYVKLVDTIKGFREILDGVHDELAETDFYMVGDISTALEKQKKRLADN is encoded by the coding sequence ATGAGTCAGAACATCGGTAAGATTGTTCAAGTCATCGGCGCCGTCGTGGACGTCGAGTTTGAGGAAGGTAAGCTTCCCTATATCTTGAACGCTCTGGAAATCAAGAACCCCAACAACACGGACGCGCCCGAGCTGATCTGCGAAGTGGCGCAGCACCTGGGCTCCAACGTGGTGCGCACCATCGCCATGGACGCCACGGAAGGCTTGGTGCGTGGCATGGCCGCCTTCGATACCGGCAAGCCCATCATGGCTCCCGTCGGCAAGGCGTCCCTGGGCCGCATCATGAACGTGGTGGGCAAGCCCGTGGACGAAATGGGCCCCATCAATTCCGACAAATACCTGCCCATTCACCGTGAAGCGCCCGAGTTCATCGAACAGTCCACCTCCGTGGAACTGCTCGAAACCGGCATCAAGGTCGTGGACTTGCTCATCCCGTTCCCCAAGGGCGGCAAGATGGGCCTGTTCGGCGGCGCCGGCGTGGGCAAGACCGTTATCCTCATGGAGATGATCAACAACATCGCCAAGCAGCATGGCGGCATCTCCGTGTTCGCGGGCGTGGGCGAGCGCACCCGTGAAGGCAACGACTTGTACCATGAAATGAAGGACGCTGGCGTTATCGACAAGGCCGCACTTGTGTACGGCCAGATGAACGAACCGCCAGGAGCCCGCGCCCGCGTGGCCCTCACCGCCCTTGCCTGCGCCGAGTACTTCCGCGACGCCGAAGGCCAGGACGTGCTCCTCTTCGTCGATAACATCTTCCGCTTCACCCAGGCGGGTTCGGAAGTGTCCGCGCTCCTCGGCCGCATGCCCTCCGCGGTGGGTTACCAGCCCACCCTGGGTACCGACCTTGGCGGCCTGCAGGAACGCATCACCTCCACCACCAAGGGCTCCATCACCTCGGTGCAGGCCGTGTACGTGCCCGCGGACGACTTGACTGACCCCGCGCCCGCCACGACCTTCTCGCACTTGGACGGCACCCTGGTGCTTTCCCGCCAGATCGCCGAACTGGGCATCTACCCCGCGGTGGACCCGCTGGACTCCACCTCCCGCATCCTGGACCCCATCGTCCTGGGCGCCGAACACTACAATACTGCCCGCGAAGTGCAGATGGTGCTCCAGAAGTACAAAGAACTTCAGGACATCATCGCCATCCTGGGCATGGACGAACTCTCTGACGAAGACAAGGTCACTGTGCACCGCGCCCGCCGCATGCAGCGCTTCCTGTCGCAGCCCTTCCACGTGGCCGAGCAGTTCACCGGCACCCCTGGCGTCTACGTCAAACTGGTGGACACCATCAAGGGCTTCCGTGAAATCCTCGATGGCGTGCATGACGAGCTGGCGGAAACCGACTTCTACATGGTCGGTGACATCAGCACCGCCCTGGAGAAGCAGAAGAAGCGGCTGGCTGACAACTAA
- the mrdA gene encoding penicillin-binding protein 2: MPPLSETESQVAPKGGLLLLQLLALCFFFVFAFRFWQLQVHKGEEFALKAARNKLRQEAIFAPRGELRDRNGQLVAVNQPAYALAVVREDVPDINATLQQVAQWTNVPVEQLQDRYTRGSSAQSRERVKPFQQLILVPDLSFDLVALIEANSVFWPGLEIVVRPRRVYLQGPLLAHILGYVAETNREDLEQDPELEGGDLVGRQGVEKIMERELRGKKGLKELEVDVTGRSLEERVLRPSKSGNGLTLTIDIDLQRTLAHEMEGHAGGVAVMEPATGDLLALLTLPSYDNNIFTAGITNSQMQALMAHPRAPLQNRVIQSTYPPGSVWKLVVAAAGLEEGLITPHTSFYCPGSYTLGKRVFRCWRNAGHGSLNLEQALVHSCDVYFYQLGEKLGVERISRYARACGFGELTGIDLPYEKSGLVPTPEWKRKRFREPWHGGETLNYSIGQGFALVTPLQVARFMSALLNGGKLLKPKLLLDEPPIVQGELPIKEQWRKLLVDSLIATVDSGTARRIKRPDAVMGAKTGTAQVVRLGQERKKTRDTPYKFRDHAWMASFGQKDNATYVVVNMIEHGGHGGSVAGPVVRDVYAHLFGEPPAANATRSQISPPRPPAAPPAPNIRTEQ, translated from the coding sequence ATGCCGCCACTGTCTGAGACCGAAAGTCAGGTTGCACCCAAGGGTGGCCTGTTGTTGTTGCAGCTTCTGGCGCTCTGCTTTTTTTTCGTCTTCGCGTTCCGGTTCTGGCAGCTGCAGGTGCACAAGGGCGAGGAGTTCGCCCTCAAGGCGGCACGCAACAAGCTGCGCCAGGAGGCCATTTTTGCCCCCCGGGGCGAGCTGCGGGACCGTAACGGCCAGCTCGTGGCCGTGAACCAGCCGGCATACGCCCTGGCCGTGGTGCGTGAAGACGTGCCAGACATCAACGCCACCCTGCAGCAGGTCGCCCAGTGGACCAACGTGCCCGTGGAGCAGCTGCAGGACCGCTATACCCGCGGCAGTTCCGCGCAGAGCCGCGAGCGCGTCAAGCCGTTCCAGCAACTCATCCTGGTGCCGGATCTCAGCTTCGATCTGGTGGCCCTCATCGAGGCCAACTCCGTGTTCTGGCCCGGCCTGGAAATCGTGGTCCGGCCGCGGCGGGTGTATCTGCAGGGGCCGCTGCTGGCGCACATTCTGGGTTATGTGGCCGAGACCAACCGCGAAGATCTGGAGCAGGATCCCGAGCTGGAAGGCGGCGATCTGGTGGGCCGGCAGGGCGTTGAAAAGATTATGGAAAGGGAGCTCCGGGGCAAGAAGGGCCTCAAGGAGCTGGAGGTGGACGTCACCGGCCGCAGCCTGGAAGAGCGGGTGCTGCGCCCGTCCAAATCCGGCAATGGACTGACCCTGACCATCGACATCGACCTGCAGCGCACCCTGGCCCACGAGATGGAAGGCCATGCCGGCGGCGTGGCCGTGATGGAGCCCGCCACCGGGGACTTGCTGGCCCTGCTTACCCTGCCCAGCTACGACAACAACATCTTCACCGCAGGCATCACCAATTCCCAGATGCAGGCCCTCATGGCCCATCCGCGCGCGCCGTTGCAGAATCGCGTCATTCAGTCCACCTATCCGCCGGGATCGGTCTGGAAGCTGGTGGTGGCGGCGGCCGGTCTGGAAGAAGGCCTCATCACCCCGCATACCTCGTTCTACTGTCCGGGATCCTACACCCTGGGCAAACGCGTGTTCCGCTGCTGGCGCAATGCCGGGCATGGCAGCCTGAATCTGGAACAGGCCCTGGTGCACTCCTGCGACGTGTACTTCTATCAGCTCGGGGAAAAGCTGGGCGTGGAGCGCATCAGCCGTTACGCCAGAGCCTGCGGCTTCGGGGAGCTTACCGGCATCGACTTGCCCTATGAAAAAAGCGGCCTGGTGCCCACGCCGGAATGGAAGCGCAAGCGCTTCCGCGAACCCTGGCACGGCGGGGAGACCCTCAACTACTCCATCGGCCAGGGTTTCGCCCTGGTGACGCCCCTGCAGGTGGCGCGCTTCATGTCTGCCTTGCTCAATGGCGGCAAGCTGCTCAAGCCCAAGCTGCTGCTGGACGAGCCGCCCATCGTGCAGGGCGAACTGCCCATCAAGGAGCAGTGGCGCAAACTGCTGGTGGATTCCCTCATCGCCACGGTGGACTCCGGCACGGCGCGGCGCATTAAACGGCCGGATGCCGTCATGGGCGCCAAAACCGGCACGGCCCAGGTGGTGCGCCTGGGGCAGGAGCGCAAAAAAACGCGCGACACCCCGTACAAGTTCCGCGACCACGCCTGGATGGCCAGCTTTGGCCAGAAAGACAACGCCACCTATGTGGTGGTGAACATGATTGAGCATGGCGGGCACGGCGGGTCCGTGGCCGGCCCGGTGGTGCGGGACGTGTATGCGCACCTGTTCGGCGAGCCCCCGGCGGCCAACGCCACCAGGAGCCAGATCTCGCCGCCCCGTCCCCCTGCCGCCCCGCCTGCGCCCAACATCCGGACGGAACAATGA
- the glmU gene encoding bifunctional UDP-N-acetylglucosamine diphosphorylase/glucosamine-1-phosphate N-acetyltransferase GlmU: MPNSVGGLVLAAGKGTRMHSAKPKVLHELLDEPMLWHVHQALEPLLAHRFWTVLGFGADQVCKRLPEVTARCVLQHEQLGTGHALQCAWETLRAASLTHVLVVNGDTPLVPPQALSKMVHVALEEKAAVAFLSITLNDPRSFGRVVRSCNGDVAAIVEAKDYDRTRFGYPTGEINAGIYLLQLDAVGPLLGQLGNNNRSGEYYITDLVGLAKAAGHVVLAENVSAEGMDPEDAILYLGINAPAELVAAEEHMRRCIVTRWAAENVLIRSPDLVRIGPRVQLTPGAEIHGPCELYGQTTLARGALVMSHCWVKDATLESDTTLHPFSHVERAHLHSGAAAGPFARLRPGAVLEQGSRVGNFVEMKKARLGRNAKAGHLTYLGDAEIGPDTNIGAGTITCNYDGARKHLTKIGENVFIGSNTALVAPVHVGDRALVAAGSVITDDVPADALALARGRQVLKSKKPAS, translated from the coding sequence TTGCCGAATTCCGTCGGAGGGCTGGTGCTTGCCGCAGGCAAGGGCACCCGCATGCATTCTGCAAAGCCCAAAGTGTTGCATGAATTGCTGGATGAACCCATGCTTTGGCATGTGCACCAGGCGCTGGAGCCCCTGCTTGCGCATCGTTTCTGGACGGTCCTCGGCTTTGGCGCGGACCAGGTGTGCAAACGCCTGCCCGAGGTGACCGCACGTTGCGTGCTGCAGCACGAGCAGCTCGGCACCGGCCACGCCCTGCAATGCGCCTGGGAAACCTTGCGCGCCGCCAGCCTGACGCATGTGCTGGTGGTCAATGGCGATACCCCCCTCGTTCCGCCCCAGGCCCTGTCCAAAATGGTCCACGTGGCCCTTGAGGAAAAGGCCGCCGTGGCATTCTTGTCCATCACGCTCAACGATCCCCGCAGTTTTGGCCGTGTGGTGCGCAGTTGCAACGGGGACGTGGCGGCCATTGTCGAGGCCAAGGATTACGACCGCACCCGCTTCGGCTACCCCACCGGCGAGATCAATGCCGGCATCTATCTGTTGCAGCTGGACGCAGTGGGTCCCCTGCTCGGGCAGCTTGGCAACAACAATCGCAGCGGTGAATATTACATCACCGATCTGGTGGGCCTGGCCAAGGCCGCCGGGCATGTGGTGCTTGCCGAGAACGTGTCTGCCGAGGGCATGGATCCCGAAGACGCCATCCTCTATCTTGGCATCAATGCCCCGGCCGAGCTGGTGGCGGCGGAGGAACACATGCGTCGCTGCATCGTGACGCGCTGGGCCGCCGAAAACGTCCTCATCCGCTCGCCGGATCTGGTCCGCATCGGACCACGCGTCCAGCTGACCCCCGGGGCGGAAATCCATGGCCCCTGCGAACTCTACGGGCAGACCACACTTGCCCGCGGGGCGCTGGTCATGTCGCACTGCTGGGTCAAGGATGCCACCCTGGAATCGGACACCACGCTGCACCCCTTTTCGCATGTGGAAAGGGCACACCTGCACTCTGGCGCGGCGGCAGGCCCCTTTGCCCGGCTGCGGCCAGGTGCCGTGCTGGAACAAGGCAGCAGGGTTGGAAATTTTGTCGAAATGAAAAAGGCGCGCCTCGGCCGCAACGCCAAGGCCGGTCACCTGACCTACCTGGGAGATGCGGAGATCGGCCCCGACACCAATATCGGCGCCGGGACCATTACCTGCAATTATGACGGGGCGCGCAAACATCTGACAAAAATTGGGGAAAATGTGTTCATCGGCTCGAACACCGCTCTGGTTGCGCCGGTGCACGTGGGGGATCGCGCCCTGGTGGCCGCAGGCTCCGTGATTACGGATGACGTACCCGCGGACGCCCTGGCCCTTGCCAGGGGGCGGCAGGTGCTTAAATCCAAGAAACCCGCTTCTTGA